The Grus americana isolate bGruAme1 chromosome 8, bGruAme1.mat, whole genome shotgun sequence genome includes a region encoding these proteins:
- the SAMD13 gene encoding sterile alpha motif domain-containing protein 13 isoform X1, which yields MMEGRGEFAEVKETSILPMLAVDMENKENGSLDVKNSVENGRPPDPADWAVIDVVNYFRTAGFEEQANAFQEQEIDGKSLLLMTRNDVLTGLSLKLGPALKIYEYHVKPLQTQHLKNNSL from the exons ATGatggaaggaaggggagagt TTGCCGAAGTAAAAGAAACCTCTATCCTCCCCATGCTAGCTGTtgacatggaaaacaaggaaaatggcTCTCTGGATGTCAAAAA TTCAGTAGAGAATGGGAGACCTCCAGATCCTGCTGACTGGGCTGTTATCGATGTTGTGAATTATTTCAGAACAGCTGGATTTGAAGAACAAGCCAATGCTTTTCAAGAACAG GAAATTGATGGCAAATCATTACTGTTGATGACAAGAAATGATGTACTGACTGGACTTTCATTAAAACTGGGGCCTGCGCTGAAAATCTATGAATATCACGTAAAACCTCTACAGACACAACATCTAAAGAACAACTCTTTATAG
- the SAMD13 gene encoding sterile alpha motif domain-containing protein 13 isoform X2, translating to MLAVDMENKENGSLDVKNSVENGRPPDPADWAVIDVVNYFRTAGFEEQANAFQEQEIDGKSLLLMTRNDVLTGLSLKLGPALKIYEYHVKPLQTQHLKNNSL from the exons ATGCTAGCTGTtgacatggaaaacaaggaaaatggcTCTCTGGATGTCAAAAA TTCAGTAGAGAATGGGAGACCTCCAGATCCTGCTGACTGGGCTGTTATCGATGTTGTGAATTATTTCAGAACAGCTGGATTTGAAGAACAAGCCAATGCTTTTCAAGAACAG GAAATTGATGGCAAATCATTACTGTTGATGACAAGAAATGATGTACTGACTGGACTTTCATTAAAACTGGGGCCTGCGCTGAAAATCTATGAATATCACGTAAAACCTCTACAGACACAACATCTAAAGAACAACTCTTTATAG